In Sander lucioperca isolate FBNREF2018 chromosome 12, SLUC_FBN_1.2, whole genome shotgun sequence, one DNA window encodes the following:
- the LOC116059847 gene encoding uncharacterized protein LOC116059847 yields the protein MNVCQSLICFFFLTMQKGHIGFINAEIIKSTGTEGGDITVRCPFTFSGKRKIFCKDECKDGDILIKTEDDTAQRGRYSIRYEEGNYLRPEIVLYVSITKLTQSDSGRYRCGLVRFFPFPLPPSYQEIEIRVTDAPTSPLRPSSPSVPSASTLMTSQSLSSTTSLDSTLMTSQTTSSPDIYIHVFGSACYRGWGEGVNRSKF from the exons ATGAACGTCTGTCAGTCTCTGAtctgcttcttcttcctca CAATGCAGAAAGGACACATTGGTTTCATCAATGCAGAAATCATCAAGAGTACAGGAACTGAAGGAGGAGACATCACAGTTAGATGCCCCTTCACTTTCTCTGGAAAGAGGAAGATCTTTTGTAAGGATGAATGTAAAGATGGAGACATTCTCATTAAGACAGAAGATGACACAGCTCAGAGAGGCAGATACAGCATCAGATATGAAGAgggaaattatttaagacctgaGATAGTTCTGTATGTGAGCATCACAAAGCTGACTCAGTCTGACTCAGGACGGTACAGATGTGGTCTGGTCAGATTTTTCCCATTCCCACTCCCACCATCATACCAGGAGATTGAGATCCGAGTTACAGATG CTCCAACCTCTCCTCTCAGACCTTCTTCACCATCAGTCCCATCAGCCTCCAcactgatgacatcacaaaGTTTAAGCTCCACAACTTCATTAGACTCCACACTGATGACATCACAGACAACATCTTCTCCTGACATCTACATTCACGTATTTGGGAGTGCGTGTTACAGGGGCTGGGGAGAAGGGGTTAACCGTAGCAAGTTTTAA
- the LOC116059249 gene encoding CMRF35-like molecule 1 translates to MNVCQSLICFFFLTLQDGNIGLINAEIIKSTGTEGGNITVGCSFTFTGKRRIFCKDECKEGDILIETEEDTAQRGRYSIEYKNSATVLYVSITKLNKSDSGRYWCRLVRSLFPSSYQEIEIRVTDAPTSPLRPSSPSVPSASTLMTSQSLSSTPSSASPETSKQPPQKHTSALLYVGLTLVVFFIMLSVALLIFCRMRARKPKEPPLETEYAIVTEANRVYEEIREDRQSTSPPVEVSTVYTYAKYTKPDGVETTEEYSLVTAPTSQKKTEDDWSDLTYSELDVPNGTAASLHSAPCGDADNVVYSVPRVEASSASSHAQDASPPLYSTVTSHQL, encoded by the exons ATGAACGTCTGTCAGTCTCTGAtctgcttcttcttcctca CACTGCAGGATGGAAACATTGGTCTCATCAATGCAGAAATCATCAAGAGTACAGGAACTGAAGGAGGAAACATCACAGTTGGATGCTCCTTCACTTTCACTGGAAAAAGGAGGATCTTCTGTAAGGATGAATGTAAAGAAGGAGACATTCTCATTGAGACAGAAGAGGACACAGCTCAGAGAGGCAGATACAGCATTGAATATAAAAATTCTGCTACAGTTCTGTATGTGAGCATCACAAAGCTGAATAAGTCTGATTCAGGACGGTACTGGTGTCGTTTGGTCAGATCTTTATTCCCATCATCATACCAGGAGATTGAGATCCGAGTTACAGATG CTCCAACCTCTCCTCTCAGACCTTCTTCACCCTCAGTCCCATCAGCCTCCACACTGATGACATCACAGAGTTTAAGCTCCACACCTTCATCAGCCTCCCCTGAAACCAGTAAGCAGCctccacagaaacacacaagtgCTCTGCTGTATGTGGGTCTGACTTTGGTCGTCTTCTTCATCATGTTATCAGTAGCTTTGCTGATTTTCTGCAGGATGAGGGCCAGAAAACCCAAAG AACCTCCTCTGGAAACTGAGTACGCTATTGTCACAGAG GCCAACCGAGTGTATGAGGAGAtcagagaggacagacagagcACATCTCCTCCTGTAGAAGTGTCTACAGTTTACACTTACGCCAAATACACCAAACCAGATGGAGTGGAAACCACAGAGGAGTACAGCTTAGTCACTGCACCCACTTCTCAGAAGAAA ACTGAAGATGACTGGAGTGACCTCACCTACTCTGAGCTGGATGTTCCCAACGGTACAGCTGCCTCGCTGCACAGTGCCCCCTGTGGTGACGCAGATAACGTGGTCTACTCTGTTCCTCGGGTAGAAGCCAGCTCGGCCAGCAGCCATGCCCAAGACGCTTCACCTCCTCTGTACTCTACTGTTACTTCACATCAGCTGTAG